The Paenibacillus uliginis N3/975 genome has a window encoding:
- a CDS encoding M23 family metallopeptidase, protein MKQPRRKSGRLGMKRHFTAALLTAFTAAAYFWGPGCAAAEEAILTDASTVAQTKEDDVFTSRKMLYDRISAVTQVPWYRLAAIDQYERTLTRVHPKDRKHPERLTGIFVPTTAWTGPLNPNQEDTNPPTIEMFSGLGRDGDGDGKADPNNNTDLLYSISAKLKPYGHSKDDFAIGLWSYYQNGRAVQRVMQYSKLYETFGKLDLFAHAFPLPVGNNYSYRSTYGMGRSWGGKRIHEGTDLFAGYGVPVRSTCYGIVELKGWNKYGGWRIGIRDLNNHYHYYAHLQGFDKGIKSGDVVTPGQTIGWVGSSGYGKPGTQGKFPPHLHYGIYRDTGLSEWSFDPYPLLRHWENEERQSLRKNKKARP, encoded by the coding sequence ATGAAACAACCACGACGAAAATCAGGTCGATTGGGTATGAAGCGCCACTTTACTGCGGCTTTATTAACCGCCTTTACAGCAGCCGCATACTTTTGGGGACCGGGCTGCGCTGCAGCAGAAGAAGCTATTCTAACTGATGCGTCAACAGTTGCGCAGACGAAGGAAGATGATGTCTTTACATCCAGAAAGATGTTGTATGACCGAATTTCAGCCGTGACCCAAGTACCCTGGTATCGTTTGGCAGCCATCGATCAATACGAGCGGACATTGACCCGCGTGCATCCTAAAGACCGCAAGCATCCTGAACGTCTTACAGGTATTTTCGTTCCAACTACAGCTTGGACAGGTCCGTTGAATCCGAACCAAGAGGACACTAATCCCCCAACGATCGAAATGTTCTCCGGTTTAGGTCGAGATGGAGACGGAGACGGAAAAGCGGATCCTAACAATAACACTGACTTGCTATACAGCATTTCGGCCAAACTGAAGCCCTACGGACACTCTAAGGATGATTTCGCAATCGGATTATGGTCGTATTATCAGAACGGAAGAGCCGTTCAGCGGGTCATGCAGTATTCCAAACTTTATGAAACATTTGGCAAACTCGATCTGTTCGCCCATGCCTTTCCGCTCCCTGTGGGCAATAACTACTCCTACCGTAGCACCTATGGTATGGGACGGAGTTGGGGAGGCAAACGAATTCATGAGGGGACTGACCTGTTTGCGGGGTACGGGGTGCCTGTCCGCAGCACCTGCTATGGTATAGTCGAACTCAAGGGTTGGAATAAATACGGAGGATGGCGGATTGGCATCCGTGATCTAAACAATCATTATCATTATTACGCACATCTTCAGGGCTTTGATAAAGGAATCAAGTCAGGCGATGTGGTGACCCCGGGGCAGACCATTGGCTGGGTCGGAAGCTCCGGATATGGAAAACCGGGAACACAGGGTAAATTCCCACCTCATTTACACTATGGAATTTACCGAGACACTGGTCTTAGCGAGTGGTCATTTGATCCTTACCCGCTTCTCAGGCATTGGGAGAATGAAGAGCGCCAATCGTTACGAAAAAATAAAAAAGCGCGTCCCTAA
- the lipA gene encoding lipoyl synthase, translated as MEQLNGLSNSTQIERKKVLFLSKTLNKQPKPDWIKIKLTTGDNYNEIKSMMRSKTLHTVCEEARCPNIYECWANRTATFMILGDICTRACRFCAVNTGLPTELDLQEPERVAEAAEQMNLRHCVVTSVARDDLKDGGAYIFAETVKAIRKRLPLCSVEVLIPDFMGSAESLQIVMDVKPDILNHNIETVERMSDRVRAKAKYERSLQLLKNAKQMQPDIPTKSSIMLGVGEEWHEILQAMDDLRAVDCDIMTIGQYLQPSPKHLNVEKYYTPEEFALLKEEGLKRGFSHVESGPLVRSSYHAHEQVKSAERHKDEIVRS; from the coding sequence ATGGAACAGTTAAATGGACTATCTAACTCAACTCAAATCGAACGAAAGAAGGTTCTCTTCTTGTCCAAAACTTTGAACAAACAACCTAAGCCGGACTGGATTAAGATCAAGCTCACAACGGGCGATAACTATAACGAAATCAAAAGCATGATGCGTTCCAAGACACTTCACACCGTGTGTGAAGAGGCGCGCTGCCCGAACATTTATGAATGCTGGGCTAACCGTACTGCTACGTTTATGATTTTGGGAGATATATGCACTCGGGCATGCCGTTTTTGTGCAGTCAACACAGGTTTGCCTACAGAACTGGATCTACAGGAGCCTGAACGTGTGGCTGAAGCAGCCGAACAGATGAATTTGCGCCACTGTGTTGTGACAAGTGTTGCCCGTGATGATTTGAAAGATGGCGGAGCTTATATATTCGCGGAAACGGTAAAGGCTATCCGCAAACGTCTGCCGTTGTGCAGTGTTGAAGTGCTGATTCCTGACTTTATGGGTAGCGCGGAATCGCTGCAAATCGTCATGGACGTAAAGCCGGATATTCTGAATCATAATATTGAAACGGTTGAACGGATGTCTGACCGTGTCCGTGCCAAAGCCAAATATGAGCGTTCCCTGCAATTGTTGAAAAATGCAAAGCAAATGCAGCCGGACATCCCAACCAAATCCAGCATCATGCTGGGCGTAGGTGAGGAATGGCACGAAATTTTGCAGGCGATGGACGACCTTAGAGCAGTAGATTGTGATATTATGACAATTGGTCAGTATTTACAGCCTTCACCTAAACATTTAAATGTGGAGAAGTATTATACTCCTGAAGAATTCGCTTTATTGAAGGAAGAAGGACTAAAACGAGGATTCAGCCACGTGGAATCTGGACCGCTTGTGCGGAGTTCTTATCATGCGCATGAGCAGGTAAAATCGGCTGAACGCCATAAGGATGAGATTGTACGGTCATAG
- a CDS encoding YutD family protein, which translates to MIVIGNRSYEVLEDHRNGWNAEAFRERYSEVLERYDYIVGDWGYNQLRLKGFYRDNHPKASKDVTFSTMSDYINEYCNFGCAYFVLQKSKEIKDPKELKELKEQELREAREAQESRAEQEADELTESEERIELRENKSGGRSSEPGTGKEPQEYRSKREAVKEVKESKEPRPNKSPKSWKESKQRDNRDNRDNRLNQKNQHQAE; encoded by the coding sequence TTGATCGTTATAGGCAACAGAAGTTACGAAGTACTTGAGGATCATAGAAACGGTTGGAATGCTGAGGCTTTCCGCGAAAGGTACAGTGAAGTGCTTGAGCGGTATGACTATATTGTCGGAGACTGGGGATACAACCAGCTGCGATTAAAGGGGTTTTATCGGGATAACCATCCGAAAGCCTCCAAAGACGTAACCTTCTCGACAATGTCTGATTATATTAATGAGTACTGCAATTTTGGTTGTGCTTATTTCGTGCTCCAGAAAAGCAAGGAGATCAAAGACCCGAAAGAGCTCAAGGAATTGAAGGAACAGGAATTGAGGGAGGCACGGGAGGCTCAGGAAAGTCGCGCCGAGCAGGAAGCGGATGAGTTAACCGAAAGCGAGGAAAGAATAGAGCTTAGGGAAAACAAATCTGGCGGGCGTTCGAGTGAACCGGGAACAGGTAAAGAGCCGCAGGAATACCGGAGCAAACGCGAGGCAGTAAAAGAAGTAAAAGAATCCAAGGAGCCGCGACCTAACAAATCGCCAAAATCCTGGAAGGAATCTAAGCAGCGAGACAACCGGGACAATCGAGACAATCGTCTCAATCAAAAGAATCAGCATCAGGCTGAGTAG
- a CDS encoding NAD kinase: MRYYVLDRGDPLSVELSQQFHKLAEQRGFELDAESPEIVVSIGGDGTMLHAFHTFIDRIPDLAFVGVHTGHLGFYADWKADELPKLIDLMCGIGDPKILKPRIVKYPLVQLEIHKKSGTASYIALNEFTLKGVDGTVVAQVDINDVTFEMFRGDGICISTPSGSTAYNKSVGGAMVHPSIDALQIAEIASINNRIFRTLGSPLLLPKHHHCDIFSCKDQRLLLTVDHNNFMIDDLISVRCQVAEQKVSFARYRPFPFWNRVRDAFLG, from the coding sequence TTGAGATACTATGTTCTGGACCGCGGAGACCCATTGTCTGTAGAATTGAGTCAACAATTTCACAAGCTGGCGGAACAGCGGGGCTTCGAACTGGATGCAGAATCTCCGGAGATCGTTGTCTCCATTGGCGGAGACGGCACGATGCTCCATGCTTTCCATACGTTTATCGACCGTATTCCAGACCTTGCTTTTGTCGGGGTTCATACCGGACATCTCGGCTTTTATGCCGACTGGAAAGCAGACGAACTGCCAAAACTGATTGATCTCATGTGCGGCATCGGCGATCCTAAAATTCTTAAACCCCGCATTGTTAAGTATCCGTTAGTTCAACTCGAAATTCATAAAAAATCGGGGACGGCATCGTATATCGCCCTAAATGAATTCACACTTAAAGGTGTAGACGGCACTGTCGTTGCCCAAGTCGACATTAATGATGTAACCTTTGAAATGTTTCGGGGAGACGGTATTTGTATTTCAACACCTTCCGGCAGTACAGCTTACAACAAAAGTGTCGGGGGGGCTATGGTTCACCCTTCCATCGATGCACTTCAAATCGCGGAAATTGCCTCTATAAACAATCGGATCTTCCGAACGCTGGGGTCTCCGCTTCTTCTTCCGAAACATCATCATTGCGATATTTTTTCATGCAAAGACCAGCGTTTGCTGCTTACGGTCGATCATAACAATTTCATGATTGATGATCTTATTTCCGTTCGCTGTCAGGTCGCAGAACAGAAGGTAAGTTTTGCTCGCTATCGTCCGTTCCCCTTCTGGAATCGGGTACGGGACGCTTTCCTCGGATAA
- the ylbJ gene encoding sporulation integral membrane protein YlbJ, translated as MTMKRMGWIFLMTGLFSIVVLMAAFPGAALQSAIRGLSIWWDVLFPSLFPFFVISEVLLGFGVVHLIGTLLDPLMKPLFRIPGSGGFVAAMGYVSGYPVGAKLTAKLWEQKMVNRDEGERLVAFTTSSDPIFLIGAVSIGFFHNPQIGLILALAHYGGGFLVGLLMRFHGRKNNTVSDHSTDLAKGSRLKVAIHAMHHAREADGRDFGTLLRQAVQSSLQLIIVVGGLVVFFSVFLELWTRAGAIPALNQIVSALLSLVGVPEQLSTALVGGLFEVTLGARYAGEAGDVIPLAYKAAVAAFILSWGGLSVHAQIASILNATDLRYLPFMIARLIHGVVAATAVLLFWNPIMGETITTQAISAVSYLSSSGYNHIMAVFCILLGILISLTLLMEVFILLRRKFRNFPR; from the coding sequence ATGACCATGAAAAGAATGGGTTGGATATTTCTCATGACCGGTTTATTCAGCATTGTCGTCCTTATGGCGGCTTTTCCCGGGGCCGCTCTGCAATCTGCAATCCGTGGTCTCTCCATTTGGTGGGACGTACTCTTCCCATCACTCTTTCCCTTTTTCGTTATTTCCGAAGTGCTACTTGGATTTGGCGTTGTTCACCTTATCGGAACTCTGCTGGATCCCTTAATGAAACCTTTATTTCGTATTCCCGGAAGCGGAGGATTTGTCGCGGCTATGGGATATGTGTCTGGCTATCCAGTGGGAGCCAAATTGACAGCTAAGTTATGGGAACAAAAAATGGTCAACCGGGACGAAGGAGAACGCCTGGTTGCTTTCACAACCTCCTCAGATCCTATTTTTCTCATTGGTGCCGTTTCAATTGGTTTTTTCCACAACCCGCAAATCGGTTTAATTCTTGCATTAGCGCATTACGGCGGTGGATTTCTGGTAGGACTTTTGATGCGATTCCACGGTCGTAAAAACAATACAGTTTCGGATCATTCTACAGATTTGGCAAAGGGCAGTCGTCTTAAAGTTGCGATTCACGCCATGCATCATGCGAGAGAAGCAGACGGTCGTGATTTTGGGACTCTTTTGAGACAAGCGGTTCAATCTTCTCTCCAGCTTATTATTGTCGTAGGCGGCCTGGTTGTATTCTTTTCCGTTTTTCTGGAGCTCTGGACACGTGCGGGAGCCATCCCCGCCCTGAATCAGATTGTAAGTGCCCTCCTGTCCCTTGTCGGTGTTCCAGAACAATTATCTACGGCACTGGTCGGTGGCCTGTTTGAAGTCACGCTGGGTGCCCGTTATGCGGGTGAAGCTGGGGACGTAATTCCTTTAGCTTACAAAGCGGCAGTTGCAGCCTTCATATTGTCATGGGGCGGCTTGTCAGTACATGCCCAAATCGCAAGTATTTTGAATGCCACGGATCTTCGCTATTTACCGTTCATGATTGCCCGCTTGATCCATGGGGTCGTGGCTGCAACTGCGGTCCTACTGTTCTGGAATCCGATTATGGGGGAGACGATAACAACTCAAGCCATCTCAGCCGTTTCTTATTTGTCTTCCAGCGGGTATAACCATATTATGGCGGTATTTTGCATATTGCTCGGTATCCTTATCAGTCTGACTCTCTTGATGGAAGTATTTATCCTACTGCGACGAAAGTTCCGCAATTTCCCAAGGTGA
- a CDS encoding globin — MDPSLSIYDNLGGAEGIRSLVEAFYPRVQKNHLIGPLFPEDIMPVMEKQYMFLSQFFGGPALFSEAYGHPMMRARHLNFPITNRHADEWLGCMAGALEEIGVEETLRDFVLKRLSGPARHFVNTP, encoded by the coding sequence ATGGATCCGAGCTTGAGCATATATGATAATCTTGGCGGTGCAGAAGGAATCCGCTCATTAGTGGAAGCTTTTTATCCGCGCGTTCAGAAGAATCATCTGATTGGCCCTCTTTTTCCAGAGGATATTATGCCGGTGATGGAGAAGCAATATATGTTTCTGAGCCAGTTTTTTGGAGGGCCTGCCCTGTTCTCGGAAGCTTACGGACACCCGATGATGAGAGCAAGACATCTTAATTTCCCGATTACGAACCGCCATGCAGATGAATGGCTAGGTTGTATGGCTGGCGCTTTGGAGGAGATTGGCGTGGAAGAGACACTGCGGGATTTTGTTCTTAAGCGCTTATCCGGTCCCGCCCGACATTTTGTGAATACACCTTAA
- a CDS encoding DUF2225 domain-containing protein, which yields MVLEPLYTITVTCGNCDHPFTTSRVRPSFKKAVRTDTDFCGYYKNENPDYYVVRVCPKCGFASTENSAETLNDHQKSEFQSKIASRWIKRDFGGSRSLEDALEAYKLALLCAQSIGERERIIASLLHHISWLYRYQENEEQEQRFLTYSLESYIRVYEMDGVGANDARLLYLIGEINRRVGRYSEAVQWFSRVIQDKKIVDSAMIRASREQWAVLREQMLAEKLALPEEMNSL from the coding sequence ATGGTTTTAGAACCTTTGTACACGATTACAGTTACATGCGGGAACTGCGATCATCCATTTACTACTTCAAGAGTACGGCCAAGTTTTAAAAAAGCGGTGAGGACAGACACGGATTTTTGCGGGTATTACAAAAATGAGAATCCTGACTATTATGTGGTAAGAGTCTGTCCAAAATGCGGATTTGCCTCAACTGAGAATTCAGCTGAAACCTTAAATGATCACCAGAAGTCAGAATTCCAGTCGAAAATCGCGAGTAGATGGATTAAGCGTGATTTTGGGGGTTCACGCAGTCTGGAGGATGCATTGGAGGCATATAAGCTGGCCCTCCTGTGCGCCCAGAGCATTGGGGAGAGGGAGCGGATTATCGCTAGTCTTCTTCATCATATTTCCTGGTTGTACCGCTATCAAGAGAATGAGGAGCAGGAACAGCGTTTTTTGACTTACAGTCTTGAATCGTACATTCGAGTCTATGAGATGGATGGGGTTGGCGCTAACGATGCTCGCTTGCTGTATCTGATCGGGGAAATTAACCGCCGGGTGGGCCGTTACAGCGAAGCCGTTCAATGGTTCTCTCGCGTAATTCAAGACAAGAAAATTGTTGATTCAGCCATGATTCGTGCTTCTCGCGAACAGTGGGCCGTATTGCGCGAACAAATGCTGGCTGAGAAATTAGCGCTCCCGGAAGAAATGAATTCCCTATAA
- a CDS encoding YycC family protein produces the protein MRPLQISPETAIILSKQLGVPLEHLMHMPQHILMQKIAELAGSEQKPSSGEADPKNGSTEKP, from the coding sequence ATGAGACCATTGCAAATATCGCCGGAGACGGCAATCATCCTCTCAAAACAGCTTGGCGTTCCGTTGGAGCACCTTATGCATATGCCGCAGCACATTCTGATGCAAAAAATTGCAGAATTGGCTGGATCGGAGCAGAAGCCTTCGTCTGGGGAAGCGGACCCAAAAAACGGTTCCACGGAGAAACCATGA